In a single window of the Anguilla rostrata isolate EN2019 chromosome 6, ASM1855537v3, whole genome shotgun sequence genome:
- the LOC135258129 gene encoding cocaine- and amphetamine-regulated transcript protein-like, translating to MGSARLLLLVCFTLILLARCDDSLEARSLENPIKTSEEKELIEALQEVLEKLKNKQMPSAEKKLGWLPSCDAGEQCAIRKGARIGQLCGCPRGTSCNFYILKCL from the exons ATGGGCAGCGCaagactcctcctcctcgtctgcTTCACGCTCATCTTGCTCGCGCGCTGTGATGACTCGCTGGAAGCTCGCTCTCTGGAAAACCCCATCAAGACGTCCGAAGAGAAGGAACTG ATCGAAGCTTTACAGGAGGTTCTAGAGAAGCTGAAGAATAAGCAAATGCCTTCTGCGGAGAAGAAGTTGGGCTGGCTGCCGTCG TGCGATGCAGGTGAACAATGCGCGATACGCAAAGGCGCGAGAATCGGACAGTTATGCGGCTGTCCGCGAGGAACTTCCTGCAACTTCTACATCCTGAAGTGTTTGTAG
- the LOC135258126 gene encoding growth arrest and DNA damage-inducible protein GADD45 beta-like produces the protein MTLEDLVGCNTTEKKMDNASQALEELFEAAQRQDCLTVGVYESAKLMNVDPDSVVLCVLAADEEDEDDIALQIHFTLIQAFCCDIDINILRVSGMRRLAQVLGEPDTVDNNGNEPKDLHCILVTNPHVDDLKCPALKEVGRFCKESRCKNEWIPSLALHER, from the exons ATGACTCTGGAAGACCTCGTCGGATGCAACACTACTGAGAAAAA GATGGATAACGCGAGCCAAGCTTTAGAGGAGCTCTTCGAGGCCGCACAACGGCAGGACTGCCTCACCGTGGGAGTCTACGAATCTGCGAAActtatgaatgt CGATCCGGACAGCGTGGTGCTGTGCGTTCTGGCGGCGGATGAGGAAGACGAGGACGACATAGCGCTTCAGATCCACTTCACTCTGATCCAAGCGTTCTGCTGCGACATCGACATTAACATCCTGCGCGTGTCCGGCATGAGGAGGCTGGCGCAAGTCCTGGGCGAACCGGACACAGTGGACAACAACGGAAACGAACCGAAAGACTTGCATTGCATTCTCGTTACG AATCCTCATGTTGACGATCTGAAGTGCCCGGCGCTAAAGGAGGTTGGGAGATTCTGCAAGGAGAGTCGCTGCAAGAACGAGTGGATACCGTCGCTCGCCCTGCATGAGCGCTGA